The Plasmodium malariae genome assembly, contig: PmUG01_00_28, whole genome shotgun sequence genome has a window encoding:
- the PmUG01_00054800 gene encoding STP1 protein translates to MEKCFNSYPNVLAFRALQLLTNAQFKNVGIYILSQISSLKSENKKEKFREKCKNLANYLINSKDPYGHYQEYIWKGALRTWYNKYFTGITQHGGCFMIFNNEEKNLLELIYDADDFCSKKKQYIEILSIYKKNNSSIYDCNSDQNCLSTCGEYKTWFEYSKKKLQDKRSFIEKNCKNKKALLEFPTTKCNILKPETFNQTPVCIFNPPAIPEDSQSKSKSVESEEDKIKGQALSAPDNQKNKEDSSTHSDKDEDKNSPQSEVLNKETKTSQISLTENETSQHHLQSESIGTQSQDSIKRHDTDIMSLPPNVSNSVSLTPFPTHPIIQNGPFRGSIFDDDEIIKKIEIHEEHKIKNVNTTNIKKKSSKTIIEVHMQVLNEYKKDEWESTKVQLLEICIEEIMKEHYRIYNNITNNEHIENISSSNENEKNKILWNKWSKAHRSLSENLKKAYWFINLKNEWKKEKSSLKKTEEFNKNHKKEIQKLPFIEREKELWKRWISKKIIIIEQYIEQDLSEEITEELQNMSCEYENEGTHEYKTLINTREVENKVGYKELYKYIKKKLLTKFCILVLMLILDECQKEEHMEYKESYLDNSINEWKKDEITKNITDMSADASENKENSGDKVNTKNMENISYIWKDNFRKELKYWTTEDDTYVNSMNSDNYISKYY, encoded by the exons Atggaaaaatgttttaactcg TATCCAAATGTTCTTGCTTTTAGAGCGTTACAGTTGCTTACAAATGCCCAATTTAAAAACGTTGGTATTTATATTCTATCTCAAATCTCTTCtttaaaaagtgaaaataaaaaagaaaaatttagagAAAAATGCAAGAACCTGGCTAATTATCTAATTAATTCGAAAGATCCATATGGACATTATCAAGAATATATTTGGAAAGGAGCACTAAGAACTTGGTATAATAAGTACTTTACAGGGATAACTCAACATGGTGGATGTTTTATGATTTTTAacaatgaagaaaaaaatctTTTAGAATTAATTTATGATGCAGATGATTTTTGctcaaaaaagaaacaatatattgaaatactaagtatttataaaaaaaataatagtagcaTATATGACTGTAATAGTGATCAGAACTGTTTAAGTACATGTGGCGAATATAAAACGTGGTTTGAATATAGTAAGAAAAAACTTCAGGATAAAAGGAGTTTCATTGAAAAAAACtgcaaaaacaaaaaggcaCTATTGGAATTTCCAACAACCAAATGCAACATACTGAAACCTGAAACATTTAATCAAACTCCTGTATGCATATTTAACCCTCCAGCTATACCTGAAGATTCTCAGTCTAAATCAAAAAGTGTGGAATCAGaagaagataaaattaaGGGTCAAGCTCTATCTGCACCTGATAatcaaaaaaacaaagaagaTTCATCTACACATTCAGATAAGGATGAAGATAAAAACTCTCCACAATCTGAAGTTCTAAATAAGGAAACCAAAACAAGTCAAATTAGTCTTACAGAAAATGAAACATCACAACATCATTTACAGTCTGAATCTATAGGTACACAATCTCAAGATTCAATAAAACGCCATGATACTGATATTATGTCATTACCTCCTAATGTGTCAAATTCTGTCTCACTAACACCTTTCCCCACACACCCTATAATTCAAA ATGGCCCTTTTAGAGGATCAATATTTGATGATGAtgaaatcataaaaaaaatagaaatacatgaagaacacaaaataaaaaatgtaaacacgacaaatataaaaaagaaaagttcAAAAACTATAATAGAAGTACATATGCAAGTACtcaatgaatataaaaaggatGAATGGGAATCAACTAAAGTACaattattagaaatatgCATAGAAGAGATCATGAAAGAGcattatagaatatataataatataacaaataatgaACATATAGAGAATATAAGTAGTAGCAAtgagaatgaaaaaaacaaaatactaTGGAATAAGTGGAGCAAAGCGCATAGAAGTCTTTCTGAAAATCTTAAAAAAGCATATTggtttataaatttaaaaaatgaatggaaaaaagaaaaatcttccttaaaaaaaactgaagaatttaataagaatcataaaaaagaaattcaaAAACTTCCATTTATAGAAAGAGAGAAAGAGTTATGGAAACGGtggatatcaaaaaaaattattattatagaaCAATATATTGAACAGGACTTGTCTGAGGAAATAACAGAGGAATTACAAAATATGTCTTGtgaatatgaaaatgaagGAACTCACGAATATAAAACTTTGATAAATACAAGAGAAGTGGAGAACAAAGTAGGttataaagaattatataaatatataaagaaaaaattactaaCAAAATTTTGCATACTCGTACTTATGCTAATATTAGATGAATGCCAAAAAGAGGAACATATGGAATATAAGGAATCTTATTTGGATAATTCCATAAATGAATGGAAAAAGGatgaaataacaaaaaatataactgaTATGAGCGCAGACGCTTCggaaaataaggaaaacaGCGGTGATAAAGTAAATAcgaaaaatatggaaaatattaGTTATATATGGAAGGATAATTTTAGAAAAGAGTTAAAATATTGGACTACAGAAGAtgatacatatgtaaattcCATGAATAGTGATAATTACATAAGCAAATACTATtga